CGCTCTGTCCCAAATCCGCCGAATTTGGGTTGCCGCAGTGGGTATTTGGGATGACTAACTATGACTTTACAGGTGATGGCAAAATCCTCTGTTCCTATACAGAGCATGGCAAATCCCATTTAGCAATTCTCGATCCTGCTAATTTAGGAACAGGTTTACAATCAATTTCTACTCCCTTTACTTCGATTTCAGGATTGCATTGCGAAGGCGATCGCGCTGTGTTTCATGGTGGTTCAGCCACGGAACCAACGGCGATCGTCTTGCTAGATTTACAAACGGGCACTTGGCAAAAAATCCGTGTTGCTTCTGATTTACAACTTGACCCAGACTATATTTCCGCCGCTCAGTCCATAGAATTTCCCACAGAGAATGGGAAAACAGCCTATGGATTATTTTATCCTCCTAAAAACAAGGATTTCCAAGCAGATGACTCTGAAAAACCACCTTTGCTGGTCAAAAGTCATGGTGGTCCCACAGCTTCAACATCAGGAAGCCTGAGTCTAGGTATTCAATATTGGACAAGTCGCGGCTTTGCGGTGCTAGATGTCAACTACGGCGGCAGCACTGGTTATGGACGCGAATATCGCGATCGCCTCAAAGGTAATTGGGGCATCGTCGATGTCGATGACTGCGCTAATGGTGCGAAATTTCTCGCCGATAAAGGTTTAGTAGATGGCGATCGCTTGGCGATTTCGGGAGGCAGTGCTGGCGGTTACACGACCCTTTGCGCTTTGACATTTCGCGATGATTTCAAAGCAGGTGCAAGTCATTATGGAATCTGTGATCTTGAAGCTCTTGCGACGGATACCCATAAATTTGAGTCACGTTATCTCGATAGTTTGATTGGTAAATATCCTGAACAAAAGGATCTCTATATCCAGCGATCGCCAATTCACTTCACCGATAAGCTATCCTGTGCAATCGCCTTCTTCCAAGGTTTAGAAGATAAAGTCGTCCCCCCGAATCAAGCAGAAATGATGGTGGATGCTCTACGCAAAAAAGGTTTGCCCGTTGCCTATGTTCCCTTTGAAGGCGAACAACATGGCTTCCGTAAAGCCGAGAATATTAAACGCGCCCTTGATGGTGAGTTCTATTTCTATTCCCAAATTTTTGGATTTAAACCTGCCGATGAGATTGAGGCGATCGCGATCGAAAATAAATGATCTAACGCACTTTACTCGGAGTAAAGATCTGCCCTCATCCCCCAGCCCCTTCTCCCATTGGGAGAAGGGGAGCAAGAGAGTTTATGGATTCTTTCTTGTTCCCCTCTCCCTCTGGGAGAGGGGCTAGGGGTGAGGGTCTTGGAGACTTTCACGTAATATCAGTTATTTAATAGAAAGGCGGCGCGAAGCGCCGCCTTTCTATTAAATAACATGATTCAAATCCGAGGGAGATAGATGATCATGAATAATTTGACCATCACGAAACCAAATAATCCGTCGCGAACTTCTAGCAACATCGGCTTCATGGGTGACCATCACCACCGTAATCCCACTCGCATTTAACTCACCAAATAACTCCATTACTTCCTGCGTAGTATGCGAATCTAGCGCCCCTGTAGGTTCATCGGCAAGCAACATCACAGGATTATTCACGATCGCCCTCGCGATCGCCACCCTTTGTTGCTGTCCACCTGACATTTGGTTAGGTCGATTATTTAACCGATGTCCCATGGCAACCCGTTCTAGAGCCGCCGCCGCTCGTTCTTTTTGTTCTTTAGGACGAATATTGGCATACGCCATCGGTAACATCACATTCTCCATTGCTGTGAGTTGTGACAAGAGATGATATTGCTGAAAGATAAAGCCAATTTTGAGATTGCGGACTCTCGCAAGATCGCCTTCCTCCATATGAGAGACATCTTGTTCATCCAGAAAATATTGCCCCGATGTACTGCTATCCAGACAGCCAATAATATTCATGCAAGTGGATTTGCCTGAACCAGAAGCACCCATAATCGCGCAATATTCGCCTTCTTTAATCACAAAGCTAACATCATCTAGGGCTTTTACGAGGGTATCGTCTTGACCATAGAATTTACAGACATTATTCAGACGGACGATTTCTCGTCTGGAATCATCAGATATTTCGGGAATAGATGCGATCGCGTTGGTAGTAAT
This genomic stretch from Pseudanabaena galeata CCNP1313 harbors:
- a CDS encoding S9 family peptidase; the protein is MSAAPYGSWKSPISSDLIVSSSIRLGAIAIDGENVYWNEGRPTEGGRNVIMRYDMDGNYREMTPASLNVRSLVHEYGGGEYLVEDGRIYFSNFSDRCIYRKIGGSSCKPLTTESAYRYADFVWNRIYGKLICVREDHTGGGEPINTIVAVNTSNGEDIHVLVTGADFYASPRLNATGDKLAWISWDHPNMPWDGTELWVADLVESETGVITIQNPQLVTGGIEESIFQPEWSPDGNLYFVSDRTGWWNLYRTSVEAITIESLCPKSAEFGLPQWVFGMTNYDFTGDGKILCSYTEHGKSHLAILDPANLGTGLQSISTPFTSISGLHCEGDRAVFHGGSATEPTAIVLLDLQTGTWQKIRVASDLQLDPDYISAAQSIEFPTENGKTAYGLFYPPKNKDFQADDSEKPPLLVKSHGGPTASTSGSLSLGIQYWTSRGFAVLDVNYGGSTGYGREYRDRLKGNWGIVDVDDCANGAKFLADKGLVDGDRLAISGGSAGGYTTLCALTFRDDFKAGASHYGICDLEALATDTHKFESRYLDSLIGKYPEQKDLYIQRSPIHFTDKLSCAIAFFQGLEDKVVPPNQAEMMVDALRKKGLPVAYVPFEGEQHGFRKAENIKRALDGEFYFYSQIFGFKPADEIEAIAIENK
- a CDS encoding ABC transporter ATP-binding protein encodes the protein MITTNAIASIPEISDDSRREIVRLNNVCKFYGQDDTLVKALDDVSFVIKEGEYCAIMGASGSGKSTCMNIIGCLDSSTSGQYFLDEQDVSHMEEGDLARVRNLKIGFIFQQYHLLSQLTAMENVMLPMAYANIRPKEQKERAAAALERVAMGHRLNNRPNQMSGGQQQRVAIARAIVNNPVMLLADEPTGALDSHTTQEVMELFGELNASGITVVMVTHEADVARSSRRIIWFRDGQIIHDHLSPSDLNHVI